The proteins below are encoded in one region of Desulfobacterales bacterium:
- the vapB gene encoding type II toxin-antitoxin system VapB family antitoxin has protein sequence MEKAKLFQNGSSQAVRLPREFRMPGTEVKIYKKGSQVILEPMETTWDAAFEALEEFPEDFMADGRSQPDMQERSAF, from the coding sequence ATGGAAAAAGCAAAATTGTTTCAAAACGGCAGCTCCCAGGCGGTCAGGCTGCCCCGGGAATTCCGGATGCCGGGCACCGAGGTCAAAATCTATAAAAAAGGCAGCCAGGTGATCCTCGAGCCCATGGAAACTACGTGGGATGCGGCGTTTGAGGCGCTGGAAGAATTTCCGGAGGATTTTATGGCCGATGGCCGCAGCCAGCCTGACATGCAGGAAAGATCCGCGTTTTGA